From one Streptomyces sp. CA-210063 genomic stretch:
- a CDS encoding SDR family NAD(P)-dependent oxidoreductase encodes MQVSVPDVSSRSLAELVSLSGRRAVVTGAGRGLGRAIAERMAEAGADVLVADIEHGLTTTVAEDLNARRPGCAVAAHVDVTDAGSVVGAADLAVRELGGVDIWVNNAGIFPSVPALEMSEKTWDEVFAVNARGVFLGSREAARRMREAGNGGVIVNVVSTAGFRGTAPGLAAYVGSKHAARGLTRQLALEFAPFGIRVLGVAPTYVPTEGNMAAAAAAGVPMDSEALMSVMRPSLLGRLGVPDDIARVVLFCASDLSAFMTGSTLLADAGETI; translated from the coding sequence GTGCAGGTATCCGTACCCGACGTCTCGTCACGGTCCCTGGCCGAACTGGTCTCGCTGTCCGGGCGGCGAGCCGTCGTGACCGGCGCGGGCCGTGGACTGGGCCGGGCCATCGCCGAGCGCATGGCCGAAGCAGGCGCGGACGTGCTCGTCGCCGACATCGAGCACGGGCTCACCACCACCGTCGCCGAGGATCTGAACGCCCGCCGCCCGGGCTGCGCGGTGGCCGCCCACGTGGACGTCACCGACGCCGGGAGCGTCGTCGGGGCCGCCGATCTCGCGGTCCGGGAGCTCGGCGGGGTCGACATCTGGGTCAACAACGCCGGGATCTTCCCCAGCGTTCCCGCGCTGGAGATGTCCGAGAAGACCTGGGACGAGGTGTTCGCCGTGAACGCGCGCGGCGTCTTCCTCGGATCCCGGGAGGCCGCACGCCGGATGCGCGAGGCCGGGAACGGCGGCGTCATCGTCAACGTCGTCTCCACGGCCGGGTTCCGGGGAACGGCCCCCGGGCTGGCCGCCTACGTCGGCTCCAAGCACGCGGCACGCGGCCTCACCCGGCAACTCGCCCTGGAATTCGCCCCGTTCGGTATTCGCGTCCTGGGCGTCGCACCCACGTACGTGCCGACCGAGGGGAACATGGCGGCGGCCGCCGCTGCCGGTGTCCCGATGGACTCCGAGGCGCTCATGTCCGTCATGCGGCCGAGCCTGCTCGGCCGACTCGGTGTCCCCGACGACATCGCCCGCGTGGTGCTCTTCTGCGCGAGCGACCTCTCGGCCTTCATGACGGGGAGCACACTCCTCGCCGACGCTGGCGAAACGATCTGA
- a CDS encoding family 1 glycosylhydrolase: protein MTEFPPGFLWGASTAPHQIEGNNLNSDFWASEGRIPGMERSGDACDSYHRYREDMRLLADAGLNAYRFGIEWARIEPVPGMVSRAELAHYRRMIETAFELGLTPVVTLHHFTSPLWFAQEGGWLGDRAVERFRAYAEAVTPILDGVEWVVTMNEPNMLAIMTGMAQAMRDRQASGEWQSPTLDNEGPRPPLPAPDVKIGERLVEAHHAVREVLRERTGAKVGWTVANRAFVARPGAEEKKRELEYVWEDLYLEGARGDDFVGVQSYSSQWVGPDGIEPHPQHPDNTLVGTAYRPDALAIAVRHTAEVTGGMPILVTENGIATRDDTRRIAYTGEALKHLQAAIADRDRDRDRDRVDVRGYLHWSLLDNYEWGHWAPTFGLVEVDRETFERRPKPSLAWLGETARRGLN, encoded by the coding sequence ATGACCGAATTCCCTCCCGGGTTCCTCTGGGGAGCGTCCACCGCACCGCACCAGATCGAGGGCAACAACCTCAACAGTGATTTCTGGGCGAGCGAAGGGCGCATACCGGGCATGGAGCGCAGTGGCGACGCCTGCGACAGCTACCACCGGTACCGCGAGGACATGCGACTGCTCGCCGACGCCGGGCTCAACGCCTACCGCTTCGGCATCGAATGGGCCCGCATCGAGCCCGTCCCCGGCATGGTCTCGCGAGCGGAACTGGCCCACTACCGGCGCATGATCGAGACGGCTTTCGAACTCGGCCTGACGCCGGTCGTGACCCTGCACCACTTCACCAGCCCGCTCTGGTTCGCCCAGGAGGGCGGCTGGCTCGGCGACCGCGCCGTGGAGCGGTTCCGGGCGTATGCCGAGGCGGTCACTCCGATTCTCGACGGCGTCGAGTGGGTCGTCACCATGAACGAGCCGAACATGCTGGCCATCATGACCGGCATGGCCCAGGCCATGCGGGACCGACAGGCGTCCGGGGAATGGCAGAGCCCCACCCTCGACAACGAGGGCCCCCGACCGCCGCTGCCGGCCCCCGATGTGAAGATCGGCGAACGGCTGGTCGAGGCGCACCATGCCGTCCGGGAGGTACTGCGCGAGCGCACCGGCGCCAAGGTCGGCTGGACGGTCGCCAACCGCGCCTTCGTCGCCCGCCCGGGGGCCGAGGAGAAGAAGCGGGAGCTGGAGTACGTCTGGGAGGACCTCTACCTGGAGGGGGCACGCGGCGACGACTTCGTGGGCGTGCAGTCGTACTCCAGCCAGTGGGTCGGCCCGGACGGCATCGAGCCCCACCCCCAGCACCCCGACAACACACTCGTCGGAACCGCCTACCGGCCCGACGCCCTGGCCATCGCCGTACGGCACACCGCCGAGGTCACCGGCGGCATGCCGATCCTGGTCACCGAGAACGGCATCGCCACCCGCGACGACACCCGCCGGATCGCCTACACCGGCGAGGCCCTGAAGCACCTCCAGGCGGCGATCGCCGACCGCGACCGCGACCGCGACCGCGACCGCGTCGATGTACGCGGCTACCTGCACTGGAGCCTCCTCGACAACTACGAATGGGGCCACTGGGCGCCGACATTCGGACTGGTCGAGGTCGACCGCGAGACCTTCGAGCGCCGCCCCAAGCCCAGCCTCGCCTGGCTGGGCGAGACCGCCCGTCGCGGGCTCAACTGA
- a CDS encoding SDR family NAD(P)-dependent oxidoreductase codes for MSTPPPPRPLTARSTIDAWLTHPKGAPLIEALLRQAGVPQEMLAPVRTLPLQQLVAASQGQLPQTVVDDLVIQANDGVMPAEDSDPDQWTERVTAGRFDGKTAIVTGAASGIGRATASRIAREGGRVIAVDVSAERLEAFAASFPEGAITAVVGDITCQDDIDRIVDAAEGRIDALANVAGVNDDFSPVHETSDEVWDRVIGINLTGSFKLSRAVLPVMIAAGTGSIVNVASEAALRGNSSGTAYTVSKHGVIGLTRSAAFMCGPHGIRVNAVAPGGVATGIPMPEQVSQTGSARLAPFQQAIPSLATAEQLAASLTFLLSDDGININGAVLPSDGGWSVQ; via the coding sequence ATGTCCACTCCCCCTCCCCCGCGTCCCCTCACCGCGCGCAGCACCATCGACGCATGGCTGACCCACCCGAAGGGCGCACCGCTCATCGAGGCGCTGCTGCGGCAGGCCGGGGTACCACAGGAGATGCTCGCCCCCGTCCGCACGCTCCCGCTCCAGCAACTCGTCGCCGCCAGCCAGGGGCAGCTGCCGCAGACAGTCGTCGACGACCTGGTGATCCAGGCCAACGACGGCGTCATGCCGGCCGAGGACAGCGACCCGGACCAGTGGACCGAGCGCGTCACAGCCGGACGTTTCGACGGCAAGACCGCCATTGTCACCGGCGCGGCCTCGGGCATCGGCCGGGCGACCGCCTCACGCATCGCGCGGGAAGGCGGCCGTGTGATCGCCGTGGACGTCTCGGCCGAACGCCTCGAAGCCTTCGCCGCGTCCTTCCCCGAGGGCGCGATCACCGCCGTGGTCGGTGACATCACCTGCCAGGACGACATCGACCGGATCGTCGACGCGGCCGAGGGCCGCATCGACGCCCTGGCGAACGTGGCCGGGGTGAACGACGACTTCTCTCCGGTCCACGAAACCTCCGACGAGGTCTGGGACCGTGTCATCGGCATCAACCTCACCGGCTCCTTCAAGCTGTCCCGCGCGGTCCTGCCGGTCATGATCGCCGCCGGCACGGGCTCGATCGTCAACGTCGCCTCGGAAGCGGCGCTGCGCGGCAACTCCTCGGGCACCGCGTACACCGTCTCCAAGCACGGTGTCATCGGCCTGACCCGATCCGCCGCCTTCATGTGCGGTCCGCACGGCATCCGCGTCAACGCGGTCGCACCCGGTGGCGTGGCGACCGGCATCCCGATGCCCGAGCAGGTGTCACAGACGGGTTCCGCCCGCCTCGCCCCCTTCCAGCAGGCGATTCCGAGCCTGGCCACCGCCGAACAGCTGGCGGCCTCCCTCACCTTCCTGCTCAGTGACGACGGCATCAACATCAACGGCGCCGTCCTCCCGTCCGACGGAGGCTGGTCGGTCCAGTAG
- a CDS encoding MFS transporter: protein MPQNDRDISVAGPPPIEPAKGDGAEPTGPAKVLGAEPGETPAPEIEAPPLERVSRSYLAWIMIASFGGSLALMVPLSYSLALRIDELAPGREELLGYVTGSAQFVYLVLSPLIGFWSDRMRSRLGRRTPFMFAGTAIGMAGLLGIAVAPTVFLVGLAWVVGMVGWSTVGQAIQNVQADRVPEEQRGRVSAVTSVMTQIAPVVGIGIAYTVASSTLLVFLVPGVLGAAMLLLFPLFKPEGDSRALVHTSEVSLKGLVASYGFDPRQYPDFGWNWLGRFVFFMGLYFNTTFGTFFYAQRLDMPVKEVAGVVSAIGILGVLAATGGAIGGGFLSDKLGRRKLFTVIGSAIFVAGAVAEAFAYSLPQLVVGAVLMQLAIAMFSAVDLAIVFAVLPDRAQAGRYLAVVAFAQKIPSALAPLIAPLVITIGVPSGGEKNYTLLYLSGAVLALVGGLIIKFKIKSVR, encoded by the coding sequence ATGCCTCAGAACGACCGCGACATCAGTGTGGCCGGGCCCCCGCCGATCGAGCCGGCGAAGGGGGACGGTGCGGAGCCGACCGGGCCGGCCAAGGTCCTGGGTGCGGAACCGGGCGAGACTCCCGCCCCCGAGATCGAGGCCCCGCCGCTGGAGAGGGTCAGCAGGAGTTACCTCGCCTGGATCATGATCGCCAGCTTCGGTGGTTCCCTGGCCCTGATGGTTCCGCTCTCCTACTCGCTGGCGCTGCGGATCGACGAACTCGCCCCCGGACGCGAGGAACTGCTCGGCTACGTCACCGGATCCGCCCAGTTCGTCTATCTGGTCCTCAGCCCGCTGATCGGCTTCTGGAGCGACCGGATGCGCTCCCGCCTGGGCCGCCGGACACCGTTCATGTTCGCCGGCACGGCCATCGGCATGGCCGGGCTCCTGGGGATCGCCGTGGCACCGACCGTCTTCCTGGTGGGGCTGGCGTGGGTCGTCGGCATGGTCGGCTGGTCCACGGTCGGGCAGGCGATCCAGAACGTCCAGGCCGACCGGGTGCCCGAGGAGCAGCGCGGACGCGTCTCGGCGGTGACCAGCGTCATGACCCAGATCGCGCCGGTGGTCGGCATCGGCATCGCGTACACGGTGGCCTCCAGCACGCTTCTGGTGTTCCTGGTCCCGGGTGTCCTCGGAGCGGCCATGCTGTTGCTGTTCCCGCTGTTCAAGCCGGAGGGCGACTCCCGCGCGCTCGTCCACACCAGCGAGGTGAGCCTCAAGGGCCTGGTCGCCAGCTACGGGTTCGATCCGCGGCAGTACCCCGACTTCGGCTGGAACTGGCTCGGCCGCTTCGTCTTCTTCATGGGCCTGTACTTCAACACCACCTTCGGGACGTTCTTCTACGCCCAGCGGCTCGACATGCCCGTCAAGGAGGTCGCCGGCGTCGTGTCGGCGATCGGGATCCTCGGGGTGCTGGCGGCGACCGGCGGCGCCATCGGGGGCGGCTTCCTCTCCGACAAGCTCGGCCGGCGCAAGCTGTTCACCGTGATCGGATCCGCGATCTTCGTCGCCGGGGCCGTCGCCGAGGCGTTCGCCTACTCGCTGCCCCAGCTCGTCGTCGGCGCGGTGCTGATGCAGCTCGCCATCGCGATGTTCAGCGCCGTCGACCTGGCGATCGTGTTCGCCGTCCTCCCGGACCGGGCCCAGGCCGGCCGCTATCTCGCGGTGGTCGCCTTCGCGCAGAAGATCCCCAGCGCCCTCGCCCCGCTCATCGCGCCGCTCGTCATCACCATCGGTGTCCCGAGCGGAGGGGAGAAGAACTACACGCTGCTCTACCTGAGCGGCGCGGTGCTGGCGCTCGTCGGCGGTCTGATCATCAAGTTCAAGATCAAGTCGGTCCGGTAG
- the uidA gene encoding beta-glucuronidase — MLFPRTSPTRDIVSLDGLWRFALDSRAGATPWTSRLTPPLEVPVPASYNDLFVDAEIRDHVGVVWYQRDVRVPRGWAGERVVLRFGSVTHAAQVYAADRLVAEHTGGYTPFEADLTGIVDPGAEFRLTVGVDNRLTNETIPPGTVTAGPDGRQRQSYLHDFYNYAGIARPVRLCSTPLTFVEDVTVVTGRDGAAGIVEYRVETGGEGADAIAVRVRAVDEAGRIVAAANGAEGALRIEDVSLWQPGAAYLYDLVVELIGDSETGAEEVVDSYTQPFGVRTVEVRGTQFLINGEPFYFTGFGKHEDTPVRGKGHDDAYLVHDFQLLQWTGANSFRTSHYPYAEEVLDFADRHGIVVIDETAAVGLNLGVMGGLTGQAPTPTFAPENFGGITADVHAQHLRELIERDRNHPSVVMWSLANEPASNEDGAREYFEPLVELARKLDPTRPLTYSAVMFATPDNDRIGDLFDVLSINRYYGWYLFTGDLAAAEQALEQDLLGWVRRFGKPVMMSEYGADTQPGLHSVWDTPWSEEYQSDYLATYHRVFDRIPEFVGEHVWNFADFQTSNGIHRVDGNKKGVFTRDRRPKTAAFSLRRRWHGLEGRKPAPTDDGRQ, encoded by the coding sequence ATGCTCTTCCCCCGCACCAGCCCGACCCGCGACATCGTCAGCCTCGACGGCCTCTGGCGATTCGCCCTCGACAGCCGCGCCGGCGCCACTCCGTGGACGTCGCGGCTCACCCCGCCCCTCGAAGTCCCCGTCCCCGCCAGCTACAACGACCTGTTCGTGGACGCGGAGATCCGTGACCACGTCGGCGTCGTCTGGTACCAGCGCGACGTGCGGGTGCCGCGCGGCTGGGCGGGCGAGCGGGTGGTCCTGCGCTTCGGCTCCGTCACCCACGCCGCGCAGGTCTACGCGGCCGACCGGCTGGTGGCCGAACACACCGGGGGCTACACCCCGTTCGAGGCGGACCTGACGGGGATCGTCGACCCCGGCGCCGAGTTCAGACTGACGGTCGGCGTCGACAACCGGCTGACGAACGAGACGATCCCGCCCGGCACCGTCACCGCCGGCCCCGACGGCCGCCAACGCCAGTCCTATCTGCACGACTTCTACAACTACGCGGGCATCGCGCGCCCGGTCCGCCTGTGCAGCACGCCGCTGACCTTCGTCGAGGACGTCACGGTCGTCACCGGACGGGACGGCGCGGCCGGCATCGTCGAGTACCGCGTGGAGACCGGCGGCGAGGGCGCCGACGCGATCGCCGTCCGGGTGCGCGCCGTCGACGAGGCGGGCCGGATCGTGGCGGCGGCGAACGGAGCCGAGGGCGCCCTCCGCATCGAGGACGTCTCGCTCTGGCAGCCCGGCGCCGCCTACCTCTACGACCTCGTGGTGGAGCTGATCGGCGACAGCGAGACCGGTGCGGAAGAAGTGGTCGACAGCTACACCCAGCCCTTCGGCGTCCGTACCGTCGAGGTGCGGGGCACCCAGTTCCTCATCAACGGCGAACCGTTCTACTTCACCGGTTTCGGCAAGCACGAGGACACCCCCGTGCGGGGCAAGGGCCATGACGACGCCTACCTCGTCCACGACTTCCAGCTCCTGCAATGGACCGGCGCCAACTCCTTCCGCACCTCGCACTACCCGTACGCGGAGGAAGTCCTCGACTTCGCCGACCGGCACGGCATCGTCGTCATCGACGAGACCGCCGCCGTCGGGCTCAACCTGGGCGTCATGGGCGGCCTCACCGGCCAGGCGCCGACCCCGACCTTCGCGCCGGAGAACTTCGGCGGGATCACCGCCGACGTCCACGCCCAGCACCTGCGGGAGCTGATCGAGCGGGACAGGAACCACCCGAGCGTGGTGATGTGGTCCCTCGCCAACGAGCCCGCCTCCAACGAGGACGGTGCCCGCGAGTACTTCGAGCCGCTGGTCGAGCTGGCCCGCAAACTCGACCCGACCCGCCCCCTCACCTACTCCGCGGTCATGTTCGCCACCCCCGACAACGACCGGATCGGCGACCTGTTCGACGTACTCAGCATCAATCGCTACTACGGCTGGTACCTCTTCACCGGCGACCTCGCCGCCGCCGAACAGGCCCTGGAGCAGGACCTCCTCGGCTGGGTCCGGCGCTTCGGCAAGCCGGTCATGATGTCCGAGTACGGCGCCGACACCCAGCCCGGCCTGCACTCCGTCTGGGACACCCCGTGGAGCGAGGAGTACCAGAGCGACTACCTCGCCACGTACCACCGCGTCTTCGACCGCATCCCCGAGTTCGTCGGCGAACACGTCTGGAACTTCGCCGACTTCCAGACCTCCAACGGCATCCACCGCGTCGACGGCAACAAGAAGGGCGTGTTCACCCGCGACCGCAGGCCGAAGACGGCCGCGTTCTCGCTGCGTCGCCGCTGGCACGGCCTGGAGGGGCGTAAGCCCGCCCCCACCGACGACGGACGCCAGTGA